A region of Diospyros lotus cultivar Yz01 chromosome 3, ASM1463336v1, whole genome shotgun sequence DNA encodes the following proteins:
- the LOC127798043 gene encoding uncharacterized protein LOC127798043 isoform X1, whose translation MFYRGSYGDVGDGREIFPKRQRLIDQSPSFYGTSSGSSFMYNPPGYSYIGQPPPFPVVRLRGLPFDCTEADIADFFRGLDIVDVLFVRKNSKFTGEAFCVLAYPLQIDFALQRNRQNIGRRYVEVFRSTRQEYYKAITNEVSDLRGGSPHRSVSRAKSFDDGKDSAEHTGVLRLRGLPFSAGKDDIVDFFKDFELSVDLVHITSNSEGRRTGEAFVEFASAEDSKAAMAKDRMTLGNRYIELFPSSHEELEAAVSRGR comes from the exons ATGTTCTACAGAGG TAGCTATGGGGATGTTGGAGATGGGCGTGAAATCTTTCCAAAACGGCAGCGGTTGATTGATCAGAGTCCTTCATTCTATGGGACTTCTTCGGGTTCGAGTTTTATGTACAATCCTCCTGGTTATTCTTATATTGGCCAGCCACCTCCATTCCCAGTAGTTCGGCTTCGTGGCCTTCCATTTGATTGCACGGAAGCTGATATTGCAGATTTCTTCCGTGGCCTTGACATTGTCGATGTTCTTTTCGTCCGCAAGAATTCCAAATTTACTGGGGAAGCTTTCTGTGTCTTGGCGTATCCTCTTCAAATTGACTTTGCTCTGCAGAGGAACAGGCAGAATATTGGCAGAAGGTATGTTGAAGTGTTCAGAAGCACAAGGCAGGAATATTATAAGGCCATAACAAATGAAGTATCAGATTTGCGTGGTGGTTCCCCTCACCGAAGTGTGTCTAGAGCAAAATCATTTGATGATGGAAAGGATTCTGCTGAACACACAGGGGTACTGAGATTGAGGGGATTGCCATTCTCAGCTGGAAAGGACGACATCGTAGACTTCTTTAAGGATTTTGAGCTTTCAGTAGACTTGGTTCACATTACATCTAATTCTGAAGGAAGACGAACTGGAGAAGCTTTTGTGGAATTTGCAAGTGCGGAAGATTCAAAAGCTGCAATGGCAAAAGATAGGATGACACTTGGGAATCGCTATATAGAGCTTTTCCCTTCATCACATGAGGAGTTGGAGGCAGCAGTTTCAAGGGGCCGGTGA
- the LOC127798043 gene encoding uncharacterized protein LOC127798043 isoform X2, with amino-acid sequence MFYRGYGDVGDGREIFPKRQRLIDQSPSFYGTSSGSSFMYNPPGYSYIGQPPPFPVVRLRGLPFDCTEADIADFFRGLDIVDVLFVRKNSKFTGEAFCVLAYPLQIDFALQRNRQNIGRRYVEVFRSTRQEYYKAITNEVSDLRGGSPHRSVSRAKSFDDGKDSAEHTGVLRLRGLPFSAGKDDIVDFFKDFELSVDLVHITSNSEGRRTGEAFVEFASAEDSKAAMAKDRMTLGNRYIELFPSSHEELEAAVSRGR; translated from the exons ATGTTCTACAGAGG CTATGGGGATGTTGGAGATGGGCGTGAAATCTTTCCAAAACGGCAGCGGTTGATTGATCAGAGTCCTTCATTCTATGGGACTTCTTCGGGTTCGAGTTTTATGTACAATCCTCCTGGTTATTCTTATATTGGCCAGCCACCTCCATTCCCAGTAGTTCGGCTTCGTGGCCTTCCATTTGATTGCACGGAAGCTGATATTGCAGATTTCTTCCGTGGCCTTGACATTGTCGATGTTCTTTTCGTCCGCAAGAATTCCAAATTTACTGGGGAAGCTTTCTGTGTCTTGGCGTATCCTCTTCAAATTGACTTTGCTCTGCAGAGGAACAGGCAGAATATTGGCAGAAGGTATGTTGAAGTGTTCAGAAGCACAAGGCAGGAATATTATAAGGCCATAACAAATGAAGTATCAGATTTGCGTGGTGGTTCCCCTCACCGAAGTGTGTCTAGAGCAAAATCATTTGATGATGGAAAGGATTCTGCTGAACACACAGGGGTACTGAGATTGAGGGGATTGCCATTCTCAGCTGGAAAGGACGACATCGTAGACTTCTTTAAGGATTTTGAGCTTTCAGTAGACTTGGTTCACATTACATCTAATTCTGAAGGAAGACGAACTGGAGAAGCTTTTGTGGAATTTGCAAGTGCGGAAGATTCAAAAGCTGCAATGGCAAAAGATAGGATGACACTTGGGAATCGCTATATAGAGCTTTTCCCTTCATCACATGAGGAGTTGGAGGCAGCAGTTTCAAGGGGCCGGTGA
- the LOC127798044 gene encoding chaperonin-like RbcX protein 2, chloroplastic isoform X1 codes for MVGALALVGSSVVDSHTSPCLCLEALPSSSLNHKSGGDLVSQRSSAARKHLLSSSFVDSGHELKLLVKAKKSRKPPKHRSLVIVNELAGQYEDSFEDVKTKRGNVVHDSVALDQIIDCVKDLSAITELVLLYVIYFKQLLNYFTYKAVRTVLNQLYEMNPTQYRWFYDFVVTNKPGDGRRFIRSLGKEKQDLAERVMITRLHLYGKWVKKCNHAEIYKEISEQNLELMRERLIETVIWPSDDTNTEKIG; via the exons ATGGTGGGGGCTTTGGCTTTGGTCGGTTCATCGGTGGTGGATTCGCATACTTCGCCGTGCTTGTGTTTGGAAGCTTTGCCCTCGTCCAGTTTGAATCACAAGAGCGGTGGAGACTTGGTTTCGCAGAGGAGTTCTGCGGCTAGAAAGCATTTGTTGAGCAGCTCTTTTGTTGATTCAGGGCATGAGTTGAAGCTCTTGGTTAAAGCCAAGAAATCAAGGAAACCGCCGAAGCATCGGAGCCTTGTCATCGTCAATGAGTTGGCTGGACAATATGAAGATAGTTTCGAGGATGTTAAAACA AAACGTGGAAATGTTGTTCATGACAGCGTTGCCTTAGATCAGATCATTGATTGTGTGAAAGACTTATCTGCTATTACCGAGCTTGTACTCCTGTATGTTATCTATTTCAAG caattattgaattattttaccTACAAAGCAGTGCGGACTGTTCTAAACCAGCTTTATGAGATGAACCCAACGCAGTATAGGTGGTTCTATGA TTTTGTTGTCACCAACAAACCAGGTGATGGGAGACGTTTTATTCGCTCCCTTGGAAAG GAGAAGCAAGATCTCGCTGAGAGAGTGATGATAACGAGACTTCACCTCTATGGAAAGTGGGTCAAG AAATGCAACCATGCTGAGATATACAAGGAGATTTCGGAACAGAACTTGGAGTTGATGCGTGAACGACTGATAGAGACTGTGATTTGGCCGTCAGATGACACAAATACAGAGAAGATCGGCTGA
- the LOC127798044 gene encoding chaperonin-like RbcX protein 2, chloroplastic isoform X2 yields the protein MVGALALVGSSVVDSHTSPCLCLEALPSSSLNHKSGGDLVSQRSSAARKHLLSSSFVDSGHELKLLVKAKKSRKPPKHRSLVIVNELAGQYEDSFEDVKTQLLNYFTYKAVRTVLNQLYEMNPTQYRWFYDFVVTNKPGDGRRFIRSLGKEKQDLAERVMITRLHLYGKWVKKCNHAEIYKEISEQNLELMRERLIETVIWPSDDTNTEKIG from the exons ATGGTGGGGGCTTTGGCTTTGGTCGGTTCATCGGTGGTGGATTCGCATACTTCGCCGTGCTTGTGTTTGGAAGCTTTGCCCTCGTCCAGTTTGAATCACAAGAGCGGTGGAGACTTGGTTTCGCAGAGGAGTTCTGCGGCTAGAAAGCATTTGTTGAGCAGCTCTTTTGTTGATTCAGGGCATGAGTTGAAGCTCTTGGTTAAAGCCAAGAAATCAAGGAAACCGCCGAAGCATCGGAGCCTTGTCATCGTCAATGAGTTGGCTGGACAATATGAAGATAGTTTCGAGGATGTTAAAACA caattattgaattattttaccTACAAAGCAGTGCGGACTGTTCTAAACCAGCTTTATGAGATGAACCCAACGCAGTATAGGTGGTTCTATGA TTTTGTTGTCACCAACAAACCAGGTGATGGGAGACGTTTTATTCGCTCCCTTGGAAAG GAGAAGCAAGATCTCGCTGAGAGAGTGATGATAACGAGACTTCACCTCTATGGAAAGTGGGTCAAG AAATGCAACCATGCTGAGATATACAAGGAGATTTCGGAACAGAACTTGGAGTTGATGCGTGAACGACTGATAGAGACTGTGATTTGGCCGTCAGATGACACAAATACAGAGAAGATCGGCTGA
- the LOC127798042 gene encoding uncharacterized protein LOC127798042, with amino-acid sequence MPASASASASASGHRPEELLARLSSPSIDPNSRLKALRELKNQIIGNPTKKLSYIKFGAVPSVVTILSSAAADADAYHSRSLSESLLVQSAAAIGSFACGLEAGVEAVLDAGAFPHLLTLISHPNHKVVDAGARALKMIYQSKLAPKYDFLQEKNMDFLLSLLNSENETVTGLGASIITHCCETSIAQKALCDAGVLRRLLSLLTSSVCLRDSCLESLASIIKGNPEVVLKFLGPESGRALSTVTELIKDKYPRTRLLASMCLIVIRNTSPCVLQDVETNTKLMLILLELLDDPGQVGDEAAFVLSNLISEKEDLQRLAFEENVIDRLCSHLGRGPFQAKRFEGILLALADLCSKLESCRSKLLSLQVLNLVTDALTHDSANVRAAACICLKSVSRSVKNLSAGEFMKEAIITRLVQLLHDTSTTVQVAALRAIGNIVVDFKTHKSVFKQSGGLKDLVQLSKSMESTIRVNAVWALRNLIFLTDNKCKEEIFLELTVSTLTSLINDPEPSVQEQALALARNLVDGCLDCIEYVFMEDGRILNAVGRQLQTASKAEVLVQGMYVLSNVASGSEFHKKAVMHQLLRQMSDGTQSIIIKVLQSNDSRLRAAAVWTVINLIFPSCPGAHNRVVELQNAGVASRLKNMFSDPCLDVMLRIKTALGQFMVFGDSLT; translated from the exons ATGCCAGCATCGGCATCAGCCTCAGCCTCGGCTTCGGGTCACCGCCCGGAGGAGCTGCTGGCGCGGCTCAGCTCCCCCTCCATCGACCCCAACTCCAGGCTGAAAGCCCTAAGGGAGCTCAAGAACCAGATCATCGGCAACCCCACCAAGAAGCTCTCCTACATCAAGTTCGGCGCCGTCCCCTCCGTCGTCACCATCCTCTCCTCCGCTGCTGCTGACGCCGACGCTTACCACTCCCGGTCCCTCTCTGAATCCCTCCTCGTGCAGTCCGCCGCCGCCATTGGGAGCTTCGCCTGCGGACTCGAGGCCGGCGTCGAGGCCGTTCTCGACGCCGGAGCTTTTCCTCACCTTCTCACTCTCATTTCTCATCCTAATCACAAG GTAGTGGACGCTGGAGCTCGTGCACTTAAAATGATTTATCAATCAAAATTGGCTCCAAAGTATGATTTTCTTCAAGAGAAGAACATggattttcttctttcactgTTGAATAGTGAGAACGAAACTGTTACTGGTCTTGGTGCAAGTATCATCACACATTGCTGTGAGACGAGTATTGCGCAGAAGGCTTTATGTGATGCTGGGGTATTAAGACGGCTTCTTAGTCTTCTCACAAGTTCTGTATGCCTTAGAGATTCTTGCTTGGAGTCTCTAGCCTCGATAATCAAGGGAAATCCTGAAGTTGTCTTGAAATTTCTGGGACCTGAAAGTGGAAGGGCATTGAGTACGGTTACTGAGTTAATAAAGGATAAGTATCCACGGACAAGGTTGCTAGCATCCATGTGCCTGATTGTCATAAGGAACACTTCTCCTTGCGTCCTGCAAGATGTAGAAACAAATACCAAATTGATGCTGATATTGCTGGAGCTTCTTGATGATCCTGGTCAAGTTGGAGATGAAGCTGCTTTTGTTTTgtctaatttaatttcagaaaaGGAGGACCTACAAAGGTTAGCATTTGAGGAAAATGTTATTGATAGGCTTTGCAGCCACTTGGGAAGAGGCCCCTTTCAGGCCAAACGCTTTGAAGGAATATTGCTGGCATTGGCTGATCTATGCTCAAAGTTGGAAAGTTGCAGGTCTAAACTTCTGTCACTGCAG GTATTGAACTTGGTAACTGATGCACTAACACATGATAGTGCCAATGTACGCGCTGCAGCTTGCATTTGCTTAAAAAGTGTGTCTCGGTCAGTCAAG AATCTGAGTGCAGGTGAATTTATGAAGGAAGCCATTATCACACGCTTGGTTCAACTACTACATGATACTTCAACTACTGTCCAG GTTGCAGCTCTTCGTGCCATTGGCAACATTGTGGTTGATTTTAAAACGCACAAGTCAGTATTCAAACAAAGTGGAGGATTGAAAGATCTTGTTCAGCTGTCAAAATCAATGGAATCAACTATCAGGGTAAATGCCGTATGGGCTTTGAGGAACTTGATATTCCTCACTGACAATAAGTGTAAGGAAGAGATATTCTTAGAGCTCACAGTATCAACATTAACTAGCCTAATTAATG ACCCTGAGCCATCTGTCCAAGAGCAAGCTTTGGCTCTTGCTCGCAATCTTGTGGATGGATGTTTGGACTGCATTGAGTATGTCTTTATGGAGGATGGACGCATATTAAATGCTGTTGGAAGGCAATTGCAGACTGCCTCAAAAGCTGAGGTTTTAGTTCAG GGAATGTATGTTCTCAGTAATGTGGCTTCTGGCAGTGAGTTCCACAAGAAAGCGGTTATGCACCAGCTTTTGCGACAAATGAGTGATGGTACCCAATCAATTATAATCAAGGTTTTGCAGAGTAACGACAGCCGGTTACGTGCAGCTGCTGTCTGGACTGTAATAAATCTCATCTTTCCAAGCTGTCCTGGTGCTCACAATCGGGTTGTAGAACTACAGAATGCTGGCGTAGCTTCTCGCTTAAAGAATATGTTTAGTGATCCCTGCTTGGATGTAATG CTTCGTATAAAAACAGCGCTTGGGCAATTTATGGTGTTTGGCGATAGCTTGACATGA